AAATATTAGGTTTCCATGTGTCCCACATCCTTCATGCCCAAAATAAGGCTGCAAACCTCTTCTAACTTTGCCACACAAGTAGCTAGCAAAAGCAATCTTCTGGCAGAAATGATGTGCAACATTGGTGAGCAAAGCTTTGGTCTAAGAACAAATAAGAACAACTTTGTGCTCATGTAGGTGTTAAATAAACATGTAAATGAATGGTTCTGACAAATGATTCGAAGAAGTGCATTCCATAATAAGCTTCATCAGAAGAAGCACCAAAATTCATATGAGACGTCTAGATATACTTCTCCCTGAAAACTTCTTAACCTCCCCCTGTATCAGATTTTCCTTTAAATTTATGTTGCTTGCTAACCTGTTCTGTTGGGTAATCATCCATTACTGATGATATAAAGATTTATTTTTTGAGGAAAATGGTGATACAAAGATCAAAGCCGACAATTTGGTGGTTATCCGTCATCATCTATCGCCTCATAAGAACCAGAAGGAAGGTCCCGCCACAAACATAAAATTTGTTAGGAAGCAAATGCCTTTTCCGGGAACCTCAGGATAAACCAGAACAGGGTAGACAATGATATCCAGCGGACCTGAAAGTTGGTGCACAGCAACAAGCTGCACAACAATGGCACTCTCAACAGCTCCAAAAGAactcaaaaaaagagagagctaaATTTGCTCTTATTAGATGCTATAGAATGCTATAAATAACATAAAGAGGATGATCGGAAACAATATAACCAATTAAAACTACATGTGAATCCAGTTGAATTAATCTACACGATTACAAAAGCAAACTATTATAAAAATGTCCTTTAATTAATCCGACAACTGACAGATATATCTACAAGAGCTTAtgattatcatcaaataggccAGGAACAGCTATCTTTAATTCGGGACGAGCTTACGAGTGCTGAGCACCAATTCCATCACTTTCATGCTTGTACGTGCACAATAAACAAATGCACATCTCAAGCACTGCTAAACCAATGCACTTCTCAAGCGCTGCTCCACTTGCCTTCAGCGCCAGAGTAAGCCCAATATGGCTTTGCAGGAGTGCGTTTCATGGCCTTGACTCCCAGTGGGTTGTTCTTGCTCTGTTTGTCAAACCAAATGAGATTATTAGAAAAACAAGGGTCAGTGTGAAAAAGGCTGCCTCGACAAAAAAATATACATAGATTTGCATCAAGGTTGAAAGTTTCACAGTATCAATGTAATAGTCAGGAAAAAGGTATCATGCATGCAAAATAGGACCGATATGTTGTAATTTCTCAAAATAAGGACGGATTTATTGTCAGTGAAGAATAACTTCCAATTGGTTGGTTATCTGGAAATTAAATTATGAGCAGACAGTCTAGTAGTGGTTGTCAAccagaagaaaataaagaattgaGGCTGCAAGAATGGAAATGGGAAGCTCTGATCTATTTAGCGCTACTTTTATAATCCATTGGCATGCCTAATTTTGTGCTGATTTCCACCTATTTTCCACTCAGCCTGACTGTGGATCAGGCCTCAGATGATTTCGCCAAGAAATCATCCAAATTATCAGCAAGGGATTTAAATTTCACTCTGCTGATGAGGGTGATTTCAGGCTAGGATGCATGATGAGTATAAAGCATGAAAACTTGTTTTCCAAAGGTAGGGAGTTACCACTAGGCAAGTTCCTTCCTGAACATTGCAAATGGGATAGTCCTGAGGGCAGCAGCTATAGTGGTCTTCGCAGCAGGTCGCACCCTCAAGCGGGCAGCATCCCCATGCAAAGCAGTAGTTGCCAAATTCATAGACACAGCAGCATGTCGTGCTCTCCGGACAGGAATAGTAGTTATCGCAAACAGTCGGAGGCTTCACAGGGGAAGGAGGTGATGGACCAGGATTGGGTGGGTTCTGGCCCTTCTTTATGGGATATGATGCCTCCATTGCAATACCACACTTGCCTGTGGCTGCATTAACATTGCGCTCCATCCTGATGTACCCAGACTCTCCCCACTCCGAGCCCCATGAGTTCTTCACGATCCAGTAGCCCTGGCCATTCTCACTGCCATAGCCTACCGCAGTTACACCATGATCCAGCTCAGTCCCACAGTATCCGGTGAATATTCCCTGAGTTCaaaggaaaataaataaaagattaGGGGAGAAATGCGTTTTAAGTCACAAACAAGCAACCAGAGAATCGTATGTTCAATAATCCAGTTGTCTTTTATGTAATTCAGATGTCATCTTATATGTAATTTAGATGTCTCATTATAATAAACAATTTGACATGATCTACTAAGTGtacaaaataattatgcaatcAGTCCGTACTAAGGTGTTCTGCATCCACTAATGGATCACATAAGCTTGTTGATATAGATAATGACTCTTGACCAATTCTAGATAAGCTAAACTTACAAGTAATACGAATACATTAGCAAGAAAAACATAAAGGCATGGGGTCTCTGTTTGCTGATGAGAAAACTTTGTTGACGATGAAAAGCTCAAGGACAAGTTTGGGCTTTCTTAAGGTTCAAGATGCCATGTGATTATAATGCAAGCTTGGATGGAATGGACAGCCAAATTTGACCATTAAGCAACAGCCAGATAGCTGCAGCCACAATGTGCAAATCACAACACCGCacaccaaaagaaaagagagcCTATTACAGCATACTGAAAGCCTAAAATATACATCTTAAAATAAGAAATAGCTCCAAGAGGATCCTTTGACCAAACTGCAAAATCCAAATGCAAAATTTGCTGCCTCTAGTGTTAATTTTGAAGTTTATAGGCCATAAAGCAAAGACGGAATACACCATATTAGACCAATCACCTACTATTACTAGGCAGCATGCCTCTATAATCCTAACtatcattatatttttttcagaaaaacaaacaaaccaATTCCAATATACTACTTAATTACCTAATAATTGGGCATTTGTAAATCGGTGTTGATGAATATATCAATGATCAAAGTTGTACCCGTACATCTAGTTGAACTTtaacatgattagggttttcATGTACAAGAAATTCTTTGCTCCATTATTCTCTATGGAAATATATAGCAGACAACTCAGAAATCATTAATAACGATCGCTAGTAGTTAGTAATCTTATGGACACAGAGGAGGGTAAAACATGTCAGCTGAAACCCACAAGCATCACGTTAGCAACCAGCAAAGGCATGGACCAATATACTTGCAGAAAAGCTGACACATCGCAAATTCCAGATAAGATACTGACATGATAAACTGCCTAACatgaagagaaaaaaaggtAAAGAAGATTCCACCCATGCTTATATTTCAAGGATCCGTGTGATGTAATATATGGTAATTTTACATACGGTTGTTCCAGCAAGCAATGGATCATATTAAATAAGCTAAAATCAAAATGCTACAATGATCCTGGCAAGGAATTGATTATTTTCAGAAGCCACATCCATTGCACTAAATTGTAATCACGCAAGAGTTCTTCCCTAGCATCATCATGGACGGTCTACGCAGCAATTCATATATAAGGGGCATAATTCACAACTAAATTATCGCTTTTGATAAACTATATGACAGAAAACGTTATTGAAATCCATCAACTTATTGTTACGTTGCAAGCTTAGAACCTTACGGATTGATAAAGTTGGAATGCCCTGCCACCAGCTTCAATAGCGACACTAACAGGTTGGTTTGCTACTGCTTTCTGCAGAGATTGCTCATCATTAATCGGAACATCCTCGTATGAATCGATCGTAACAACATGCGCGTTCTTCTGCAGCACCGTAAAAGAAAACACCCCATCAAAATTATTACCAAGAAGGAAATAGCACAGGCCGAATGGCTGACATGTGGGAAGAAGAATCGGCAAGTTACCCTGTACTGGTCGCATGTATCATCCTGGCCGGTATAAGGGTAGTCCTCTTCGGTATCAATCCCACCGTTGTTGATGATGAACTCGAAGGCGTAATCCATGAGCCCGCCATTGCAGCCCTGGTTATAGTAGGTGTCGCAGTCGACCAGCTCTTGCTCCGACAGCGATATCAGATCACCGGTCACGATCTGGTTGATCCCCTCCACCGCTGCAACCGTCGAGAAAGCCCAGCAGCTCCCTGCAACACCATGACAGAA
This portion of the Phoenix dactylifera cultivar Barhee BC4 chromosome 11, palm_55x_up_171113_PBpolish2nd_filt_p, whole genome shotgun sequence genome encodes:
- the LOC103711928 gene encoding oryzain alpha chain-like: MGTTSSTVFLLLLLALASTATVSAAGMSIMSYGERSEEEVRGLYQAWKARRARSYNALDEDERRFEIFRDNLRYIDQHNAAADAGEYSFRLGLTRFADLTNEEYRSTYLGVRTAGSRRSRNSTVDSNRYRFRSGDDLPDSIDWRDKGAVAEVKDQGSCGSCWAFSTVAAVEGINQIVTGDLISLSEQELVDCDTYYNQGCNGGLMDYAFEFIINNGGIDTEEDYPYTGQDDTCDQYRKNAHVVTIDSYEDVPINDEQSLQKAVANQPVSVAIEAGGRAFQLYQSGIFTGYCGTELDHGVTAVGYGSENGQGYWIVKNSWGSEWGESGYIRMERNVNAATGKCGIAMEASYPIKKGQNPPNPGPSPPSPVKPPTVCDNYYSCPESTTCCCVYEFGNYCFAWGCCPLEGATCCEDHYSCCPQDYPICNVQEGTCLVSKNNPLGVKAMKRTPAKPYWAYSGAEGKWSSA